One region of Miscanthus floridulus cultivar M001 chromosome 19, ASM1932011v1, whole genome shotgun sequence genomic DNA includes:
- the LOC136527227 gene encoding WAT1-related protein At3g30340-like isoform X1 — MMMMIRSCLGGGLPVVVMLCLNVVAAVMVSLVKVAMNGGMNPLVIVTLQQLTAAVFLAPIAFFKERKSRPKLTLEIFAYIFVSAALGAALRQYMIFVALRYTTATFVTAFSNIAPVLTFLLAVATRSEALDLKSRTGMAKLLGTLVSLAGAMVLTIYKGVALTHAAAASHQQSHRPTHAAADDAASRGKWTLGTVAILGNCICLSCWFLLHGRLAKKYPHVYSCNALMSLFSFLQVAVVGLCTQRSISPWIITSKFNILTVLYAVPACFAHSLFLVYFSLLVAMHHCFIIYQGIVGCGVSFVLVTWCIEKRGAVFVAAFIPVVQIIVSVIDFSILHEQLYLGSVLGSVLVIGGLYLLLWGKRQEALHCPPPPKVAEEDAADKEQQQVQHN, encoded by the exons atgatgatgatgattcggTCCTGCCTCGGCGGCGGCCTGCCGGTGGTGGTCATGCTCTGCCTCAACGTGGTGGCGGCGGTCATGGTGTCGCTCGTCAAGGTGGCCATGAACGGCGGCATGAACCCGCTCGTCATCGTCACCCTGCAGCAGCTCACCGCCGCCGTCTTCCTCGCGCCAATCGCATTCTTCAAGGAGAG GAAGTCGAGGCCGAAGCTGACGCTGGAGATCTTCGCCTACATCTTCGTCAGTGCGGCGCTCGG GGCAGCTCTGCGTCAGTACATGATCTTCGTGGCCCTGCGCTACACCACGGCCACCTTCGTGACAGCCTTCTCCAACATCGCCCCCGTGCTCACTTtcctcctcgccgtcgccacGCGGTCAGAGGCGCTGGACCTCAAGAGCAGGACGGGCATGGCGAAGCTGCTGGGCACGCTGGTGTCCCTGGCCGGCGCCATGGTGCTCACCATCTACAAGGGCGTGGCGCTCACCCACGCGGCGGCGGCCTCGCACCAGCAGTCCCACCGGCCGACGCACGCCGCCGCGGACGACGCCGCCAGCCGCGGCAAGTGGACGCTGGGCACCGTGGCCATCCTGGGCAACTGCATCTGCCTCTCCTGCTGGTTCCTGCTCCACGGCCGGCTCGCCAAGAAGTACCCGCACGTCTACTCCTGCAACGCGCTCATGTCCCTGTTCAGCTTCCTCCAGGTCGCCGTCGTCGGCCTCTGCACCCAGCGCAGCATCTCCCCCTGGATCATCACCAGCAAGTTCAACATCCTCACCGTCCTATACGCCGTACCTGCTTGCTTTGCTCACTCACTGTTCCTTGTTTATTTCAGTCTCCTCGTTGCCATGCATCACTGCTTCATCATTTATCAA GGCATCGTCGGCTGCGGCGTCTCGTTCGTGCTGGTGACATGGTGCATCGAGAAGAGGGGAGCcgtgttcgtggccgccttcataCCGGTGGTGCAGATCATCGTCTCCGTCATCGACTTCTCCATCCTGCACGAGCAGCTCTACCTCGGAAG TGTGCTGGGATCAGTGCTAGTGATAGGTGGCCTGTATCTTCTGCTGTGGGGCAAGAGGCAGGAGGCCCTGCACTGTCCTCCTCCTCCAAAGGTTGCCGAAGAAGACGCTGCTGACAAAGAGCAGCAGCAAGTGCAGCACAACTGA
- the LOC136527227 gene encoding WAT1-related protein At3g30340-like isoform X2: protein MMMMIRSCLGGGLPVVVMLCLNVVAAVMVSLVKVAMNGGMNPLVIVTLQQLTAAVFLAPIAFFKERKSRPKLTLEIFAYIFVSAALGAALRQYMIFVALRYTTATFVTAFSNIAPVLTFLLAVATRSEALDLKSRTGMAKLLGTLVSLAGAMVLTIYKGVALTHAAAASHQQSHRPTHAAADDAASRGKWTLGTVAILGNCICLSCWFLLHGRLAKKYPHVYSCNALMSLFSFLQVAVVGLCTQRSISPWIITSKFNILTVLYAGIVGCGVSFVLVTWCIEKRGAVFVAAFIPVVQIIVSVIDFSILHEQLYLGSVLGSVLVIGGLYLLLWGKRQEALHCPPPPKVAEEDAADKEQQQVQHN, encoded by the exons atgatgatgatgattcggTCCTGCCTCGGCGGCGGCCTGCCGGTGGTGGTCATGCTCTGCCTCAACGTGGTGGCGGCGGTCATGGTGTCGCTCGTCAAGGTGGCCATGAACGGCGGCATGAACCCGCTCGTCATCGTCACCCTGCAGCAGCTCACCGCCGCCGTCTTCCTCGCGCCAATCGCATTCTTCAAGGAGAG GAAGTCGAGGCCGAAGCTGACGCTGGAGATCTTCGCCTACATCTTCGTCAGTGCGGCGCTCGG GGCAGCTCTGCGTCAGTACATGATCTTCGTGGCCCTGCGCTACACCACGGCCACCTTCGTGACAGCCTTCTCCAACATCGCCCCCGTGCTCACTTtcctcctcgccgtcgccacGCGGTCAGAGGCGCTGGACCTCAAGAGCAGGACGGGCATGGCGAAGCTGCTGGGCACGCTGGTGTCCCTGGCCGGCGCCATGGTGCTCACCATCTACAAGGGCGTGGCGCTCACCCACGCGGCGGCGGCCTCGCACCAGCAGTCCCACCGGCCGACGCACGCCGCCGCGGACGACGCCGCCAGCCGCGGCAAGTGGACGCTGGGCACCGTGGCCATCCTGGGCAACTGCATCTGCCTCTCCTGCTGGTTCCTGCTCCACGGCCGGCTCGCCAAGAAGTACCCGCACGTCTACTCCTGCAACGCGCTCATGTCCCTGTTCAGCTTCCTCCAGGTCGCCGTCGTCGGCCTCTGCACCCAGCGCAGCATCTCCCCCTGGATCATCACCAGCAAGTTCAACATCCTCACCGTCCTATACGCC GGCATCGTCGGCTGCGGCGTCTCGTTCGTGCTGGTGACATGGTGCATCGAGAAGAGGGGAGCcgtgttcgtggccgccttcataCCGGTGGTGCAGATCATCGTCTCCGTCATCGACTTCTCCATCCTGCACGAGCAGCTCTACCTCGGAAG TGTGCTGGGATCAGTGCTAGTGATAGGTGGCCTGTATCTTCTGCTGTGGGGCAAGAGGCAGGAGGCCCTGCACTGTCCTCCTCCTCCAAAGGTTGCCGAAGAAGACGCTGCTGACAAAGAGCAGCAGCAAGTGCAGCACAACTGA
- the LOC136528168 gene encoding large ribosomal subunit protein uL6, which translates to MKTILASETMDIPEGVTVTVAAKLVTVEGPRGKLTRNFKHLNLDFQLQEGGRKLKVDAWFGTRRTMAAIRTAISHVENLIKGVTKGYRYKMRFVYAHFPINASITNSNTAIEIRNFLGEKKVRKVDMLEGVTILRSEKVKDELVLDGNDIELVSRSAALINQKCHVKKKDIRKFLDGIYVSDKGVIEEEQ; encoded by the exons ATGAAGACGATCTTGGCGTCGGAGACTATGGACATCCCGGAGGGCGTCACGGTGACGGTGGCCGCGAAGCTGGTGACCGTGGAGGGCCCCCGCGGGAAGCTCACCCGCAACTTCAAGCACCTCAACCTCGACTTCCAGCTGCAGGAGGGCGGGCGCAAGCTCAAGGTGGACGCGTGGTTCGGCACCCGCCGCACCATGGCCGCCATCCGCACCGCCATCTCCCACGTCGAGAACCTCATCAAGGGTGTCACCAAGGGGTACCGCTACAAGATGAGGTTCGTCTACGCTCACTTCCCTATCAACGCCTCCATCACCAACAGCAACACCGCCATCGAGATCAGGAACTTCCTCGGCGAGAAGAAG GTCAGGAAGGTGGACATGCTTGAGGGCGTGACCATCCTGCGGTCCGAGAAGGTCAAGGATGAGCTCGTCCTCGATGGCAACGACATCGAGCTCGTCTCTCGCTCCGCCGCCCTTATCAACCAG AAATGccatgtcaagaagaaggatatcAGAAAGTTTTTGGACGGTATCTATGTCAGCGACAAGGGTGTGATCGAGGAGGAGCAGTGA
- the LOC136529242 gene encoding LOW QUALITY PROTEIN: uncharacterized protein (The sequence of the model RefSeq protein was modified relative to this genomic sequence to represent the inferred CDS: deleted 1 base in 1 codon) has protein sequence MASPAAQAQLLLSNHPSPSPPHRRRLFRRPLPPRLHTCTTRHYHGHDKCASYSPRLRHALRPPAAAATVAIAPGDHWGNWAFLLSAAAFGTWAEENTSWGATLSGALVSIMAGLAATAVGLVTPGAPAHDAVMEYLLPAAVPLLLLGADLRRVVRTTGDLLKAFLLGSVATVIGTTVAYLLIPMRSLGQDSWKIAAALMGSYIGGAVNYVAISEALGSQPSVLAAGVAADNLISALYFMALFSLASNIPAEPKTTTASPQKDGEPDEGGGGRLFVLNGGAAVALSFIICKAGSAMAARLGLQGGTLPCVTALVVFLATAFPGPLGRLAPAGESLALILMQLFFAVVGANGNVVDAVTRAPSVFAFALVQVSVHLAVVLAAGRIMGIDRKPLLIASNANVGGPTTAAAMATAKGWTSLVVPGILVGIFGISIATFLGIGYGMFVLRRICC, from the exons ATGGCGTCACCCGCCGCTCAGGCTCAGCTCCTCCTCTCCAACCacccctcgccgtcgccgccgcaccgtcgtcgcctcttccGCCGCCCGCTGCCGCCTCGCCTACACACCTGCACCACCCGGCACTACCACGGCCACGACAAGTGCGCCTCCTATTCCCCTCGCCTTCGCCACGCcctccgcccgcccgccgccgcagCCACGGTGGCCATCGCGCCCGGCGACCACTGGGGCAACTGGGCCTTCCTCCTCTCCGCCGCCGCGTTCGGCACATG GGCGGAGGAGAACACGTCGTGGGGCGCCACGCTCAGCGGGGCGCTGGTCAGCATCATGGCCGGCCTGGCCGCCACGGCCGTCGGCCTCGTCACCCCCGGCGCGCCCGCGCACGACGCCGTCATGGAGTACCTGCTGCCGGCCGCCGTcccgctgctgctcctcggcgccGACCTCCGCCGCGTCGTCCGCACCACCGGCGACCTCCTCAAGGCCTTCCTTCTCGGATCTG TCGCAACTGTAATCGGCACGACGGTGGCGTACCTGCTGATCCCCATGAGATCGCTGGGCCAAGATAGCTGGAAGATCGCAGCTGCACTCATGGGCAGCTACATTGGCGGAG CGGTGAACTACGTCGCCATCTCGGAGGCTCTGGGC TCACAGCCGTCCGTCCTCGCCGCCGGCGTCGCAGCGGACAACCTCATCTCGGCGCTCTACTTCATGGCGCTCTTCTCACTGGCGTCAAACATCCCAGCAGAGCCCAAGACGACGACGGCGAGTCCGCAGAAGGACGGCGAGCCCGACGAGGGCGGCGGGGGCCGGCTGTTCGTGCTGAACGGCGGCGCGGCGGTCGCGCTGTCGTTCATCATCTGCAAGGCCGGGTCGGCCATGGCCGCGCGGCTGGGTCTCCAGGGCGGCACGCTGCCGTGCGTCACGGCGCTGGTGGTGTTCCTGGCCACGGCGTTCCCGGGCCCGCTCGGCAGGCTCGCGCCGGCCGGCGAGTCCCTGGCGCTCATCCTCATGCAGCTCTTCTTCGCCGTCGTCGGGGCCAACGGCAACGTCGTGGACGCCGTCACCCGGGCGCCCAGCGTCTTCGCCTTCGCGCTCGTGCAGGTGTCCGTCCACCTCGCCGTCGTGCTCGCCGCCGGCAGGATCATGGGGATCGACAGGAAGCCGCTGCTCATCGCCTCCAACGCCAACGTCGGCGGGCCCACCACGGCAgctgccatggccacggccaaAGGCTGGACCTCGCTCGTCGTGCCCGGAATCCTCGTCGGCATCTTCGGGATCTCCATTGCCACGTTTCTTGGCATCGGATATGGCATGTTCGTGCTCAGAAGAATCTGCTGCTGA